In Nicotiana tabacum cultivar K326 chromosome 11, ASM71507v2, whole genome shotgun sequence, a single window of DNA contains:
- the LOC107807198 gene encoding serine/threonine-protein kinase SAPK2-like isoform X1 yields the protein MERYEILKEIGSGNFGVAKLVKDKWTGELYAVKFIERCKKADQVCALHSYLYYFFFRAIGRDIYSRDCSVAWCPRFHHFRSGQSVYFTGPFKECFFFVQIQDLFLLLFFALFWLSMQIDEHVQREIVNHRSLRHPNIIKFKEVFLTPTHLAIVMEYAAGGELFERICNAGRFSEDEARFFFQQLISGVSYCHSMQICHRDLKLENTLLDGSSTPRLKICDFGYSKSSVLHSQPKSTVGTPAYIAPEVLSRKEYDGKTADVWSCGVTLYVMLVGAYPFEDPDDPRNFRKTLTQRILSVQYSIPSYVRVSKECKHLLSQIFVADPEKRITMEEIKKHPWFVKNLPIEFMEGEEASLQTNEENEPSQSIEEVLAIIQEARKPGEGLKDGNLFVKGSSSIDLDDLDIDADIDDEIDTSGDFVCAL from the exons ATGGAAAGGTATGAAATTCTGAAAGAAATTGGTTCTGGTAATTTTGGTGTTGCTAAGCTAGTGAAAGATAAGTGGACAGGTGAACTTTATGCTGTCAAGTTTATTGAGAGATGCAAAAAG gctgaccaagtctgtgcacttcattcctatctGTACTACTTtttcttcagagcgattggcagagatatatattcgagagattgttcggttgcatggtgtccccgtttccatcatttcagatcggggcaatCAGTTTACTTCACCGGGCCTTTTAAGGAATGCTTCTTTTTTGTTCAAATACaagatttatttttgttactcttttttgctttattttggTTGTCTATGCAGATTGATGAGCATGTCCAGAGAGAAATCGTGAATCATAGGTCCTTGAGACATCCCAATATCATTAAATTCAAGGAG GTATTTCTTACCCCAACTCATTTAGCCATAGTAATGGAATATGCTGCAGGAGGAGAGCTTTTTGAAAGAATTTGTAATGCTGGTAGATTCAGTGAAGATGAG GCAAGATTTTTCTTTCAACAGCTTATATCAGGAGTCAGTTACTGTCACTCAATG CAAATATGTCATAGAGATCTCAAACTTGAAAATACGCTCTTAGATGGGAGCTCAACACCGCGTCTTAAAATATGTGATTTTGGCTACTCTAAG TCATCAGTCTTGCATTCTCAACCCAAATCTACAGTAGGAACTCCAGCTTATATCGCACCAGAAGTCTTATCAAGAAAAGAATATGATGGGAAG ACAGCAGATGTTTGGTCTTGTGGGGTTACATTATATGTGATGCTGGTTGGTGCTTATCCCTTTGAAGATCCTGATGATCCAAGAAATTTCAGGAAAACCTTAACT CAGAGGATATTGAGTGTTCAATATTCAATCCCTTCTTACGTTCGAGTTTCAAAGGAGTGTAAGCATCTTTTATCTCAAATATTTGTAGCTGACCCTGAGAAG AGAATAACTATGGAAGAGATTAAAAAGCATCCTTGGTTTGTAAAGAACTTGCCTATAGAATTTATGGAAGGAGAGGAAGCTAGTTTacaaacaaatgaagaaaatgaacCATCTCAAAGTATTGAAGAAGTGTTGGCTATAATTCAAGAGGCAAGAAAACCAGGAGAGGGGCTCAAAGATGGTAATTTATTTGTTAAGGGAAGTAGTAGCATTGATCTTGATGACTTAGATATTGATGCTGATATAGATGATGAGATAGATACAAGTGGAGATTTTGTCTGTGCATTATGA
- the LOC107807198 gene encoding serine/threonine-protein kinase SAPK2-like isoform X2 — protein sequence MERYEILKEIGSGNFGVAKLVKDKWTGELYAVKFIERCKKADQVCALHSYLYYFFFRAIGRDIYSRDCSVAWCPRFHHFRSGQSVYFTGPFKECFFFVQIQDLFLLLFFALFWLSMQIDEHVQREIVNHRSLRHPNIIKFKEVFLTPTHLAIVMEYAAGGELFERICNAGRFSEDEARFFFQQLISGVSYCHSMQICHRDLKLENTLLDGSSTPRLKICDFGYSKSSVLHSQPKSTVGTPAYIAPEVLSRKEYDGKTADVWSCGVTLYVMLVGAYPFEDPDDPRNFRKTLTRILSVQYSIPSYVRVSKECKHLLSQIFVADPEKRITMEEIKKHPWFVKNLPIEFMEGEEASLQTNEENEPSQSIEEVLAIIQEARKPGEGLKDGNLFVKGSSSIDLDDLDIDADIDDEIDTSGDFVCAL from the exons ATGGAAAGGTATGAAATTCTGAAAGAAATTGGTTCTGGTAATTTTGGTGTTGCTAAGCTAGTGAAAGATAAGTGGACAGGTGAACTTTATGCTGTCAAGTTTATTGAGAGATGCAAAAAG gctgaccaagtctgtgcacttcattcctatctGTACTACTTtttcttcagagcgattggcagagatatatattcgagagattgttcggttgcatggtgtccccgtttccatcatttcagatcggggcaatCAGTTTACTTCACCGGGCCTTTTAAGGAATGCTTCTTTTTTGTTCAAATACaagatttatttttgttactcttttttgctttattttggTTGTCTATGCAGATTGATGAGCATGTCCAGAGAGAAATCGTGAATCATAGGTCCTTGAGACATCCCAATATCATTAAATTCAAGGAG GTATTTCTTACCCCAACTCATTTAGCCATAGTAATGGAATATGCTGCAGGAGGAGAGCTTTTTGAAAGAATTTGTAATGCTGGTAGATTCAGTGAAGATGAG GCAAGATTTTTCTTTCAACAGCTTATATCAGGAGTCAGTTACTGTCACTCAATG CAAATATGTCATAGAGATCTCAAACTTGAAAATACGCTCTTAGATGGGAGCTCAACACCGCGTCTTAAAATATGTGATTTTGGCTACTCTAAG TCATCAGTCTTGCATTCTCAACCCAAATCTACAGTAGGAACTCCAGCTTATATCGCACCAGAAGTCTTATCAAGAAAAGAATATGATGGGAAG ACAGCAGATGTTTGGTCTTGTGGGGTTACATTATATGTGATGCTGGTTGGTGCTTATCCCTTTGAAGATCCTGATGATCCAAGAAATTTCAGGAAAACCTTAACT AGGATATTGAGTGTTCAATATTCAATCCCTTCTTACGTTCGAGTTTCAAAGGAGTGTAAGCATCTTTTATCTCAAATATTTGTAGCTGACCCTGAGAAG AGAATAACTATGGAAGAGATTAAAAAGCATCCTTGGTTTGTAAAGAACTTGCCTATAGAATTTATGGAAGGAGAGGAAGCTAGTTTacaaacaaatgaagaaaatgaacCATCTCAAAGTATTGAAGAAGTGTTGGCTATAATTCAAGAGGCAAGAAAACCAGGAGAGGGGCTCAAAGATGGTAATTTATTTGTTAAGGGAAGTAGTAGCATTGATCTTGATGACTTAGATATTGATGCTGATATAGATGATGAGATAGATACAAGTGGAGATTTTGTCTGTGCATTATGA
- the LOC107807198 gene encoding serine/threonine-protein kinase SAPK2-like isoform X6 has protein sequence MQIDEHVQREIVNHRSLRHPNIIKFKEVFLTPTHLAIVMEYAAGGELFERICNAGRFSEDEARFFFQQLISGVSYCHSMQICHRDLKLENTLLDGSSTPRLKICDFGYSKSSVLHSQPKSTVGTPAYIAPEVLSRKEYDGKTADVWSCGVTLYVMLVGAYPFEDPDDPRNFRKTLTQRILSVQYSIPSYVRVSKECKHLLSQIFVADPEKRITMEEIKKHPWFVKNLPIEFMEGEEASLQTNEENEPSQSIEEVLAIIQEARKPGEGLKDGNLFVKGSSSIDLDDLDIDADIDDEIDTSGDFVCAL, from the exons ATGCAGATTGATGAGCATGTCCAGAGAGAAATCGTGAATCATAGGTCCTTGAGACATCCCAATATCATTAAATTCAAGGAG GTATTTCTTACCCCAACTCATTTAGCCATAGTAATGGAATATGCTGCAGGAGGAGAGCTTTTTGAAAGAATTTGTAATGCTGGTAGATTCAGTGAAGATGAG GCAAGATTTTTCTTTCAACAGCTTATATCAGGAGTCAGTTACTGTCACTCAATG CAAATATGTCATAGAGATCTCAAACTTGAAAATACGCTCTTAGATGGGAGCTCAACACCGCGTCTTAAAATATGTGATTTTGGCTACTCTAAG TCATCAGTCTTGCATTCTCAACCCAAATCTACAGTAGGAACTCCAGCTTATATCGCACCAGAAGTCTTATCAAGAAAAGAATATGATGGGAAG ACAGCAGATGTTTGGTCTTGTGGGGTTACATTATATGTGATGCTGGTTGGTGCTTATCCCTTTGAAGATCCTGATGATCCAAGAAATTTCAGGAAAACCTTAACT CAGAGGATATTGAGTGTTCAATATTCAATCCCTTCTTACGTTCGAGTTTCAAAGGAGTGTAAGCATCTTTTATCTCAAATATTTGTAGCTGACCCTGAGAAG AGAATAACTATGGAAGAGATTAAAAAGCATCCTTGGTTTGTAAAGAACTTGCCTATAGAATTTATGGAAGGAGAGGAAGCTAGTTTacaaacaaatgaagaaaatgaacCATCTCAAAGTATTGAAGAAGTGTTGGCTATAATTCAAGAGGCAAGAAAACCAGGAGAGGGGCTCAAAGATGGTAATTTATTTGTTAAGGGAAGTAGTAGCATTGATCTTGATGACTTAGATATTGATGCTGATATAGATGATGAGATAGATACAAGTGGAGATTTTGTCTGTGCATTATGA
- the LOC107807198 gene encoding serine/threonine-protein kinase SAPK2-like isoform X4, whose protein sequence is MLSSLLRDAKRAIGRDIYSRDCSVAWCPRFHHFRSGQSVYFTGPFKECFFFVQIQDLFLLLFFALFWLSMQIDEHVQREIVNHRSLRHPNIIKFKEVFLTPTHLAIVMEYAAGGELFERICNAGRFSEDEARFFFQQLISGVSYCHSMQICHRDLKLENTLLDGSSTPRLKICDFGYSKSSVLHSQPKSTVGTPAYIAPEVLSRKEYDGKTADVWSCGVTLYVMLVGAYPFEDPDDPRNFRKTLTQRILSVQYSIPSYVRVSKECKHLLSQIFVADPEKRITMEEIKKHPWFVKNLPIEFMEGEEASLQTNEENEPSQSIEEVLAIIQEARKPGEGLKDGNLFVKGSSSIDLDDLDIDADIDDEIDTSGDFVCAL, encoded by the exons ATGCTGTCAAGTTTATTGAGAGATGCAAAAAG agcgattggcagagatatatattcgagagattgttcggttgcatggtgtccccgtttccatcatttcagatcggggcaatCAGTTTACTTCACCGGGCCTTTTAAGGAATGCTTCTTTTTTGTTCAAATACaagatttatttttgttactcttttttgctttattttggTTGTCTATGCAGATTGATGAGCATGTCCAGAGAGAAATCGTGAATCATAGGTCCTTGAGACATCCCAATATCATTAAATTCAAGGAG GTATTTCTTACCCCAACTCATTTAGCCATAGTAATGGAATATGCTGCAGGAGGAGAGCTTTTTGAAAGAATTTGTAATGCTGGTAGATTCAGTGAAGATGAG GCAAGATTTTTCTTTCAACAGCTTATATCAGGAGTCAGTTACTGTCACTCAATG CAAATATGTCATAGAGATCTCAAACTTGAAAATACGCTCTTAGATGGGAGCTCAACACCGCGTCTTAAAATATGTGATTTTGGCTACTCTAAG TCATCAGTCTTGCATTCTCAACCCAAATCTACAGTAGGAACTCCAGCTTATATCGCACCAGAAGTCTTATCAAGAAAAGAATATGATGGGAAG ACAGCAGATGTTTGGTCTTGTGGGGTTACATTATATGTGATGCTGGTTGGTGCTTATCCCTTTGAAGATCCTGATGATCCAAGAAATTTCAGGAAAACCTTAACT CAGAGGATATTGAGTGTTCAATATTCAATCCCTTCTTACGTTCGAGTTTCAAAGGAGTGTAAGCATCTTTTATCTCAAATATTTGTAGCTGACCCTGAGAAG AGAATAACTATGGAAGAGATTAAAAAGCATCCTTGGTTTGTAAAGAACTTGCCTATAGAATTTATGGAAGGAGAGGAAGCTAGTTTacaaacaaatgaagaaaatgaacCATCTCAAAGTATTGAAGAAGTGTTGGCTATAATTCAAGAGGCAAGAAAACCAGGAGAGGGGCTCAAAGATGGTAATTTATTTGTTAAGGGAAGTAGTAGCATTGATCTTGATGACTTAGATATTGATGCTGATATAGATGATGAGATAGATACAAGTGGAGATTTTGTCTGTGCATTATGA
- the LOC107807198 gene encoding serine/threonine-protein kinase SAPK2-like isoform X5, translating to MERYEILKEIGSGNFGVAKLVKDKWTGELYAVKFIERCKKIDEHVQREIVNHRSLRHPNIIKFKEVFLTPTHLAIVMEYAAGGELFERICNAGRFSEDEARFFFQQLISGVSYCHSMQICHRDLKLENTLLDGSSTPRLKICDFGYSKSSVLHSQPKSTVGTPAYIAPEVLSRKEYDGKTADVWSCGVTLYVMLVGAYPFEDPDDPRNFRKTLTRILSVQYSIPSYVRVSKECKHLLSQIFVADPEKRITMEEIKKHPWFVKNLPIEFMEGEEASLQTNEENEPSQSIEEVLAIIQEARKPGEGLKDGNLFVKGSSSIDLDDLDIDADIDDEIDTSGDFVCAL from the exons ATGGAAAGGTATGAAATTCTGAAAGAAATTGGTTCTGGTAATTTTGGTGTTGCTAAGCTAGTGAAAGATAAGTGGACAGGTGAACTTTATGCTGTCAAGTTTATTGAGAGATGCAAAAAG ATTGATGAGCATGTCCAGAGAGAAATCGTGAATCATAGGTCCTTGAGACATCCCAATATCATTAAATTCAAGGAG GTATTTCTTACCCCAACTCATTTAGCCATAGTAATGGAATATGCTGCAGGAGGAGAGCTTTTTGAAAGAATTTGTAATGCTGGTAGATTCAGTGAAGATGAG GCAAGATTTTTCTTTCAACAGCTTATATCAGGAGTCAGTTACTGTCACTCAATG CAAATATGTCATAGAGATCTCAAACTTGAAAATACGCTCTTAGATGGGAGCTCAACACCGCGTCTTAAAATATGTGATTTTGGCTACTCTAAG TCATCAGTCTTGCATTCTCAACCCAAATCTACAGTAGGAACTCCAGCTTATATCGCACCAGAAGTCTTATCAAGAAAAGAATATGATGGGAAG ACAGCAGATGTTTGGTCTTGTGGGGTTACATTATATGTGATGCTGGTTGGTGCTTATCCCTTTGAAGATCCTGATGATCCAAGAAATTTCAGGAAAACCTTAACT AGGATATTGAGTGTTCAATATTCAATCCCTTCTTACGTTCGAGTTTCAAAGGAGTGTAAGCATCTTTTATCTCAAATATTTGTAGCTGACCCTGAGAAG AGAATAACTATGGAAGAGATTAAAAAGCATCCTTGGTTTGTAAAGAACTTGCCTATAGAATTTATGGAAGGAGAGGAAGCTAGTTTacaaacaaatgaagaaaatgaacCATCTCAAAGTATTGAAGAAGTGTTGGCTATAATTCAAGAGGCAAGAAAACCAGGAGAGGGGCTCAAAGATGGTAATTTATTTGTTAAGGGAAGTAGTAGCATTGATCTTGATGACTTAGATATTGATGCTGATATAGATGATGAGATAGATACAAGTGGAGATTTTGTCTGTGCATTATGA
- the LOC107807198 gene encoding serine/threonine-protein kinase SAPK2-like isoform X3, whose protein sequence is MERYEILKEIGSGNFGVAKLVKDKWTGELYAVKFIERCKKADQVCALHSYLYYFFFRAIGRDIYSRDCSVAWCPRFHHFRSGQSVYFTGPFKECFFFVQIQDLFLLLFFALFWLSMQIDEHVQREIVNHRSLRHPNIIKFKEVFLTPTHLAIVMEYAAGGELFERICNAGRFSEDEARFFFQQLISGVSYCHSMSSVLHSQPKSTVGTPAYIAPEVLSRKEYDGKTADVWSCGVTLYVMLVGAYPFEDPDDPRNFRKTLTQRILSVQYSIPSYVRVSKECKHLLSQIFVADPEKRITMEEIKKHPWFVKNLPIEFMEGEEASLQTNEENEPSQSIEEVLAIIQEARKPGEGLKDGNLFVKGSSSIDLDDLDIDADIDDEIDTSGDFVCAL, encoded by the exons ATGGAAAGGTATGAAATTCTGAAAGAAATTGGTTCTGGTAATTTTGGTGTTGCTAAGCTAGTGAAAGATAAGTGGACAGGTGAACTTTATGCTGTCAAGTTTATTGAGAGATGCAAAAAG gctgaccaagtctgtgcacttcattcctatctGTACTACTTtttcttcagagcgattggcagagatatatattcgagagattgttcggttgcatggtgtccccgtttccatcatttcagatcggggcaatCAGTTTACTTCACCGGGCCTTTTAAGGAATGCTTCTTTTTTGTTCAAATACaagatttatttttgttactcttttttgctttattttggTTGTCTATGCAGATTGATGAGCATGTCCAGAGAGAAATCGTGAATCATAGGTCCTTGAGACATCCCAATATCATTAAATTCAAGGAG GTATTTCTTACCCCAACTCATTTAGCCATAGTAATGGAATATGCTGCAGGAGGAGAGCTTTTTGAAAGAATTTGTAATGCTGGTAGATTCAGTGAAGATGAG GCAAGATTTTTCTTTCAACAGCTTATATCAGGAGTCAGTTACTGTCACTCAATG TCATCAGTCTTGCATTCTCAACCCAAATCTACAGTAGGAACTCCAGCTTATATCGCACCAGAAGTCTTATCAAGAAAAGAATATGATGGGAAG ACAGCAGATGTTTGGTCTTGTGGGGTTACATTATATGTGATGCTGGTTGGTGCTTATCCCTTTGAAGATCCTGATGATCCAAGAAATTTCAGGAAAACCTTAACT CAGAGGATATTGAGTGTTCAATATTCAATCCCTTCTTACGTTCGAGTTTCAAAGGAGTGTAAGCATCTTTTATCTCAAATATTTGTAGCTGACCCTGAGAAG AGAATAACTATGGAAGAGATTAAAAAGCATCCTTGGTTTGTAAAGAACTTGCCTATAGAATTTATGGAAGGAGAGGAAGCTAGTTTacaaacaaatgaagaaaatgaacCATCTCAAAGTATTGAAGAAGTGTTGGCTATAATTCAAGAGGCAAGAAAACCAGGAGAGGGGCTCAAAGATGGTAATTTATTTGTTAAGGGAAGTAGTAGCATTGATCTTGATGACTTAGATATTGATGCTGATATAGATGATGAGATAGATACAAGTGGAGATTTTGTCTGTGCATTATGA